A genomic window from Parasteatoda tepidariorum isolate YZ-2023 chromosome 10, CAS_Ptep_4.0, whole genome shotgun sequence includes:
- the LOC122269115 gene encoding uncharacterized protein produces the protein MSSSEKKRSTLDSFWIMNTQNQNATKSSDCSNVNSNEAKTSEASSSNETNNLCQDEHNKKTGKPKFKTPAQDKLSQEIIILESEVQTLKKKQNANLLKEGEAKELKEKRDLLEEKISKLEKLKKERERAQKNRSNFKRKIAQISESDKSASPLIREKKGRPTVEENQPDLFKTIIEIATYGSAADPKRRTETIRSIKTLDELTNVLKTQYGYNISRSGVYLRLLPRQFNSREGKRHIQTVPVKLMKAQNETHKTHVDSKFAAATIQNLELLASILGPNEVFFISQDDKSRVPIGITAANKQSPLLMHVEYRVKLPDHDWVVAPSHKLIPSVYALINIENNQIQKKSAVTYSGPTYITIRSAKHSSSTAYSHAADIEHIFELPAFTGFLKQNDDSVKPVGIFTVDGGPDENPRYIKVIQIAIHHFITKNLDALFIACNAPGRSAYNRVERRMAPLSRELSGVILPHDHFGSHLNNRGETIDKVLEEKNFAEAGKVLAEIWSDVEIDKFPVMSQYIHPENSELCSSQIREKDLTWQAKHVRNSQYLLQIVKCNDESCCSKFRSSILKLVPNRFLSAPVPIAQTDDGLDINQPRGTFPSLFLSQTLEPIVKAAVKQKIGLNSITEIPYDAACPSVEGDIKRKICPTCGIYFASLTCLKDHKKICKSPLQINKVRPVRVAARREKELLVILRNQESEDHAEWIEDDLVDEENLNFSSVADESNAELVSLEKHLECPWENTVD, from the exons ATGTCTTCTAGCGAAAAGAAGAGAAGCACACTTGATTCATTCTGGATAATg aatacacaaaatcaaaatgcaacaaaatctTCAGATTGTTCGAATGTGAATAGTAACGAAGCCAAAACAAGTGAGGCATCATCTTCAAACGAAACCAACAACCTTTGCCAGGATGAGCATAATAAAAAGACAGgcaaaccaaaatttaaaacacctGCACAAGATAAATTATCTcaagaaatcataattttggaAAGTGAAGTGCAAACACTGAAAAAGAAGCAAAACGCGAATTTGCTGAAAGAAGGAGAAGCAAAAGAGTTGAAAGAAAAGAGGGACTTACTGGAAGAAAAGAtaagtaaattagaaaaattaaagaaagaacgAGAACGTGCACAAAAAAACAGAtctaactttaaaagaaaaattgctcaAATTTCCGAAAGTGACAAGTCTGCATCGCCTTTGATAAGAGAAAAGAAAGGAAGACCTACCGTTGAGGAAAATCAGCCTGATCTCttcaaaactattattgaaattgCGACTTATGGAAGTGCAGCTGATCCAAAGCGCAGAACAGAAACGATTCGTTCTATTAAAACATTAGACGAATTAactaatgttttgaaaactcAATATGGTTATAATATAAGTAGATCTGGCGTTTATTTACGATTATTACCACGACAATTCAATTCAAGAGAAGGAAAACGACATATTCAAACAGTTCCAGTGAAACTGATGAAAGCACAAAATGAAACTCACAAAACCCATGTGGATTCCAAGTTTGCAGCTGCAACTATACAAAATTTAGAACTGTTGGCATCAATTTTGGGTCCAAATGAGGTTTTTTTCATAAGTCAGGATGATAAATCTCGAGTGCCGATTGGGATAACTGCTGCAAACAAGCAATCACCATTACTGATGCATGTAGAATATCGTGTTAAATTACCGGACCACGACTGGGTAGTAGCTCCATCTCACAAGCTCATTCCTTCCGTGTACGCTCTCAtcaacattgaaaataatcaaatacaaaaaaaaagtgcagtGACATACTCGGGACCGACTTATATAACTATAAGATCTGCTAAGCATTCATCGTCGACTGCCTATTCGCATGCAGCAGATATTGAACATATTTTCGAACTGCCTGCTTTTACTggatttttgaaacaaaatgatgATTCAGTCAAACCTGTGGGGATTTTCACTGTAGACGGAGGCCCCGATGAAAACCCACGGTACATTAAAGTCATCCAAATAGCTATCCATCATTTCATAACGAAAAACCTCGACGCATTATTTATAGCCTGTAATGCTCCTGGAAGAAGCGCGTACAATCGAGTCGAAAGACGCATGGCACCGTTGAGTAGAGAGCTAAGTGGCGTGATTCTTCCGCACGATCATTTTGGTAGTCATCTAAACAATAGAGGTGAAACGATTGATAAAGttctcgaagaaaaaaattttgcagaagCAGGAAAGGTATTAGCGGAAATATGGTCTGATGTAGAAATTGACAAGTTTCCAGTTATGAGTCAATACATTCACCCGGAAAACTCGGAACTGTGTTCTTCACAAATTCGAGAAAAAGATCTGACTTGGCAAGCTAAGCACGTGAGAAACAGCCAATATCTACTGCAAATCGTTAAGTGTAACGATGAATCCTGTTGTTCTAAATTTCGGAGTTCAATTCTTAAGCTTGTGCCTAACAGATTTTTATCAGCGCCTGTGCCCATAGCACAAACTGATGATGGTCTTGATATTAATCAACCACGAGGAACTTTtccatcattatttttatctcaaacgCTGGAGCCAATTGTAAAAGCTGctgttaaacaaaaaataggGTTGAACTCCATCACAGAAATACCATACGATGCAGCATGCCCATCGGTAGAAGGTGATATTAAACGCAAAATCTGTCCTACTTGTGGTATATATTTTGCATCTTTAACTTGTTTGAAAgatcacaaaaaaatatgcaaatctcCTTTGCAAATCAACAAAGTAAGACCAGTTCGTGTAGCAGCTCGTCGAGAGAAAGAACTTTTGGTTATCCTCCGAAACCAGGAAAGCGAAGATCATGCAGAGTGGATCGAAGATGATCTCGTTGATgaagaaaatcttaatttttcatcaGTCGCAGACGAGAGTAACGCTGAATTGGTGTCTCTCGAAAAGCATTTGGAATGTCCTTGGGAAAATACtgtagattaa